From a region of the Carettochelys insculpta isolate YL-2023 chromosome 29, ASM3395843v1, whole genome shotgun sequence genome:
- the EPOR gene encoding erythropoietin receptor has protein sequence MGPPWSPVVALCTLLAWATCASQAPAGPDEAFNVQAALLLAEEPLDPKCFTRCLEDLTCFWESSSPPGPTEYSFFYVVEGDAPQQCNLSVARTPWNSTRFSCTFPPQDTPSFTPLHLSAYAGNRSSVLHARTIMVNQVVLLDPPSNLTARPTETPGQLMVRWQPPGLRYLESSLRYEVLFGPEGAERQSVDIPDGHTECLILNLQGRTRYTLAVRVRPDGVSYSGYWSAWSPPVTAVTPHDLDPLILSLSLLLVLIVALLALLALLSHRRFLKRKMWPAIPSPEHTFEGLFTLYKGNFQLWLGQRNAYLWWSRSPGYLEEQPSLLEVLSEGCDAKGEGPVLPLPHRAPGLVPAACPVLPPEPQDDYLVLGEQLMPCTPGEDSLLLPDAQSGAGSMLGLPGAAPEPVPEERVSSSSSFEYTVLDPSLELLAPCRSRHLPQPKSSHLLASDSGISADYSPLGTSPTQPNLYTNLCQTGHQAQPLPASYVVCS, from the exons ctgccctgctcctggctgaAGAGCCCCTGGACCCCAAATGCTTCACGCGCTGCCTGGAGGACCTGACCTGCTTctgggagagcagcagccccCCGGGCCCCACGGAATACAGCTTCTTCTACGTGGTGGA GGGGGATGCCCCCCAGCAGTGCAACCTGAGCGTGGCCCGGACGCCGTGGAACAGCACCCGCTTCAGCTGCACCTTCCCCCCACAGgacaccccctccttcacccccctGCACCTCAGCGCCTACGCCGGCAACCGCAGCAGCGTGCTGCACGCCCGCACCATCATGGTCAACCAAGTGG TGCTCCTGGACCCTCCCTCCAACCTCACGGCGCGGCCGACCGAGACGCCAGGGCAGCTGATGGTGCGTTGGCAGCCGCCCGGGCTCCGCTACCTGGAGAGCAGCCTGCGCTACGAGGTGCTCTTCGGCCCCGAGGGCGCCGAGCGCCAGAGC gtGGACATCCCGGACGGCCACACCGAGTGCCTCATCCTCAACCTGCAGGGCCGGACCCGCTACACCCTGGCCGTGCGCGTCCGGCCCGATGGTGTCAGCTACAGCGGCTACTGGAGTGCCTGGTCCCCGCCCGTCACCGCGGTGACGCCCCATG ATCTGGACCCCCTGATCCTCTCGTTGTCCCTCCTCCTGGTGCTGATTGTGGCGCTCCTGGCTCTCCTCGCCCTGCTCAGCCACCGCAG gttTCTGAAGAGGAAGATGTGGCCGGCCATCCCCAGCCCGGAGCACACGTTCGAGGGGCTTTTCACCCTCTACAAGGGAAACTTCCAG ctgtggctggggcagaggaacgCCTACCTGTGGTGGAGCAGGAGTCCCGGCTAcctggaggagcagcccagcctGCTGGAGGTGCTGTCCGAGGGCTGTGACGCCAAGGGGGAGGGGCCagtgctccctctgccccacagagccccaggcTTGGTCCCGGCTGCCTGCCCCGTGCTGCCCCCGGAGCCCCAGGATGACTACCTGGTGCTGGGTGAACAGCTGATGCCATGCACCCCAGGCGAGGACTCCCTGCTCCTGCCGGATGCGCAGAGCGGTGCCGGCTCGATGCTGGGCCTCCCAGGGGCTGCGCCGGAGCCTGTCCCGGAGGAACGGGTCTCGTCGTCCTCCAGCTTCGAGTACACCGTCCTcgaccccagcctggagctgctggcgCCCTGCAGGTCCcggcacctgccccagcccaaatCCTCCCACCTGCTGGCATCCGACTCGGGGATCTCCGCCGACTACAGCcccctgggcaccagccccacccagcccaaCCTCTACACCAACCTGTGCCAGACAGGGcaccaggcccagcccctccccgccagctACGTGGTGTGCTCGTAG
- the SWSAP1 gene encoding ATPase SWSAP1, whose product MAAALQRALGAAEPGRSRVPVLVLGPARSGRSALLFRAALGGARALFLAPRALQRLPGARRAGSCLQHVQFLYPPSLPDLLRLLASLPPSPPGPPALILLDGLEHYLAGRSGPQAAARLSALLVDTASHLAGGLGPDPQGSGPGPGVQLIASLRVSGEAETDEHLGVLQRYFPARCWLCPDPAAALGQEDCEGDRLFRARLTQPGAPDQEWRVGFSLDGEMTVSPLPGGRAEHPGSPLDTAGAEKSPRGSGRLPAPLQL is encoded by the exons ATGGCGGCTGCGCTGCAGCGGGCGTTGGGTGCGGCCGAGCCTGGCCGCAGTCGGGTCCCGGTGCTGGTGCTGGGCCCGGCCCGCTCGGGGCGCTCGGCGCTGCTCTTCCGGGCGGCGCTGGGCGGGGCCCGCGCGCTCTTCCTGGCGCCTCGCGCGCTGCAGCGGCTGCCGGGAGCCCGGCGCGCGgggagctgcctgcag cacgtGCAGTTCCTCTACCCGCCCTCTCTGCCGgacctgctgcggctgctggcctCGCTGCCCCCCAGCCCGCCCGGGCCCCCTGCCCTCATCCTGCTGGACGGGCTGGAGCACTACCTCGCcgggcgctccggccctcaggcGGCCGCCCGGCTCTCAGCCCTGCTGGTGGACACAGCCTCGCACCTCGCGGGGGGCCTCGGCCCCGACCCCCAAGgatccggccccggccccggcgtcCAGCTCATCGCCTCCCTGCGGGTCTCCGGGGAAGCAGAGACGGACGAGCATCTCGGCGTTCTCCAGCGCTACTTCCCGGCCAGGTGCTGGCTTTGCCCGGACCCTGCGgcagccctgggccaggaggACTGCGAGGGCGACAGGTTGTTCAGGGCGCGCCTGACCCAGCCCGGTGCTCCAGACCAGGAGTGGAGGGTGGGATTCAGCCTCGACGGAGAGATGACAGTATCCCCACTTCCCGGGGGCCGTGCAGAGCATCCAGGGTCCCCCTTGGACACAGCTGGGGCTGAGAAATCACCCCGGGGCTCTGGCCGCCTGCCTGCTCCACTGCAGCTGTGA